AGCCCTTGTCGAAGTCCACCCAGCGGCCCATGCGGCGCACGGTCTTCTTCCATTCGCTGGTGTACTTGAGCACCTTACTACGGCAGGTTTCGTTGAACTTGTCCACACCGAGCTTCTGGATTTCGGCAACGCCCGCGAGACCGAGTTCGTTCTGCACAAGAGATTCAATCGGAAGACCGTGGCAGTCCCAACCGAAACCACGCGGAACCTTCTTGCCCTTCATGGTCCAGTAACGCGGCACGATATCCTTGATGGTACCGGCAAGCAAGTGACCGTAGTGCGGAAGGCCCGTTGCAAACGGAGGGCCATCGTAGAAAGTGTACGGTTCGGTTTCCGGACGGGAGTCCAGCGACTTCTTGAACGATTCATCCTTGTCCCACAAGCCGAGCACACGCTCTTCGATCTGCGGGAAGGTCTCTTCTTTCTTTACTTCACGAAACATTTTTGAACCTCAGGGGCATTACATGCCCATCATTAAATTTTCGGGTTCAAATTTAGCAATTTAGCGGCGAAGCCCCTTCCTTATTCCAACTTGGAATATCGTTTTGTGCTATTTATTCTTTTCAAAGTGGCTTTTTTGCGCAGTTTCTACTAGTTTAGCCATAAGACGTTTCCAAAAAAGGAGTTTTCATGTCCCAGAAAAAAGAGCACATGGGCCACATTATCTTGATTACCTTGGCTGCGGCCATTGGCGGGTTCCTCTTCGGCTTTGATTCTTCCGTTATTAACGGTGCAAACGGAGCCCTTAAAATCCACTTTAACGCAACGGACTATGAACTCGCCTGGTCCGTTTCCCTTGCACTTATCGGTGCCGCAGCAGGAGCATTCTTTGCGGGCCGCCTAGCCGACACCTTCGGCCGCGTGCGCTGCATGCTTGCGGCTTCGTTCCTGTTCTTGATTAGTGCCATCGGTTCCGGTGTTCCGTTCGGCATTCCTGACTTTATCATGTGGCGCATTATCGGTGGCGTGGGCATCGGCGTCGCAAGCATCATCGCCCCCATCTACATTGCCGAAACGGCTCCTGCGCACTTGCGTGGGCGTCTTGGCTCCATGCAGCAGTTCGCTATCGTGATTGGTATTTTCGTAGCGCTCCTCTCGAACTACGTCATCGTACGCATTGCGGGTTCTGCGAACAATACGTTTATTGGCGGCTTCAAGGCCTGGCAAATCATGTTCTGGGTCGAAATCATTCCGGCGGCGCTCTACGGCCTTGCCGCATGGAGGCTTCCGGAATCGCCACGTTACCTTGTTCACAAAGGTCTCATTGACGACGCCAAGCGCGTCCTTGCCAAGATTGATTCCGAAGGCGTCGACAAGGAAATTGAAGCCATCCACGAGACCTTCCGCAACGAGAAACCTTCCAAGTTCAGCGACCTGCTTGAAATGATTGGTGGCAAAAAGCGCATTACCCCGATTTTGTGGGCAGGCCTCGGCCTTGCTATCTTGCAGCAGCTTGTGGGTATCAACGTCATCTTCTACTATGGCACAATGCTCTGGCAGAGCGTAGGCTTCGGCGAAAGCGACGCCTTCCTCACGAGCGTCATCTCGAGTGCCATCAACCTCGTCATGACTATCGCCGCCATCATGCTTATCGACAAAATTGGCCGTAAGCCGCTCTTGCTTATCGGTAGCGTCGGTATGGCTGTAACGCTCAGCACGCTCACGATATGCTTCATGAATGCGGGTGCTGACGGTAGCCTCCCCGGAGCTGCGGGCGTCATCGCGCTCATTGCCGCAAACCTCTACATCACCTTCTTCGCGGTGTCTTGGGGCCCGGTCATGTGGGTGATGCTCGGCGAAATGTTCAACAACCGCATCCGTACGGTGGCCATCGCCATCTGCGGCCTTGCGCAGTGGGGAGCGAACTTTATCGTCACCTGGAGCTTCCCGGTGCTTACGGGCAAGCAGGGCATCGGCGTGGGCCCGACATACGCCATCTATTCGTTCTTCGCCATCTTCAGCATCTTCTTTGTGGCTAAGTTCATCAAGGAGACGAAGGGCAAGGAACTCGAAGAGATGTAGCCCGTAACTATGCCTCGCAAGCGCAAGAGACATACCCCGATGAACCGCTCGCAGATGATGCAGGCGGTTCATTCCGTAGATACGCAGCCGGAACTGCTTGTACGGCGGGCGTTGTTTGACGCAGGACTGCGTTACAGGTTACACCGGCGAGATTTGCCCGGGTCACCGGATCTATTTATCCTTAAATACGGCGTAGTTGTATTTATAAACGGCTGCTTCTGGCACCAGCATGGCTGCAAGTTTACGAGTCGCCCCAAGAGCAATCCCGAATTCTGGAACGAAAAATTCACGAATAATATGGTGCGCGATATCAAGACGAACTGGAAACTATCCCTGATGGGCTACCGCGTTGCCACCGTCTGGGAATGCTCTGTAAAGAGCAAGTTTGACCAAACGGTAGAACGCCTTGTCTCTTTTATAAAGGGAGACGAGGAAACTATTGAAATTTGATTTTTTTTCTACGCATAACTAAAAAAAGATATATTTGCTTGTAAATGAAGGAGTCTATGTATGCATTCTTATAATTTCACATATTTTGGCTTGGCCGCAGCTTCTATTGCGGCAATCACGTTTACTGCTTGTGGGTTTAGCAGTACATCTAGCTGGGATGAACCGCCAGACAGGGGCAGCGAAGAGGATACCTACTATTACAAGATAGACACCGAATCCAAGCAGGTTAGGCAGCATTCGAACGGTCAATGCCTAATTGACAGTAAAAGGATGAGATGGGACCCGACCGCAGATATTGACGAGTTTGTGTATGACTATACATTCTCTAACGATACGCTTTACCTGAAAAACAGTGGGGGAGAGTCTGTGCTCGTGAGAACATCCGGAACGCCTGGCGAACTGGATGGTACATGGAGGGTTGCCCGCTATTATAACGGGTTGGGCTACGAGGTTCCGGGCGAAAGCAGCGGCCTCACGGCCAATAGGGTAATTACCATCTCCGGAGACTCATTCAAGGAGACGAGCGAACTCGCAAGTACGTTCGACTTTACAAGAACGTTCGGCATGCAGTTGTCGATGACGGCGGTTTTTGACGCCCAGGATGGACAGTACAATGGCCCTGGTGCGGCAAGCATCGCGTACTTCTCTGAACCGGTGTCCAATGACCCGATGATGTACGAATACACGATAGTCAACAGGACGAATACCTCGATAGAAATCCTTCGGAATGGGCGGACCTTCTTGCTTGAAGTCGTCAACCCCAAGTTGGGCTACCATGAACGTTCTGTTACGTACAAGCTTACGTCAAACGGAAGGACTTGCACGAGTGTCTACGAGACGTTTAGTATTACCGAAAAAAGCTGTAGCCTTAACTACCACGAGTCTGTGGCGTTTAGCAATAGTGACGACGTCGTTTACAGCGCTGAAACCTATAACGGCTTCAATAGCGATTTTGAAAAGTGCTTCAAGAAGATGTTTGGATTGGGCGAATTTGATTAGGTCGTGTAACCTTATTTCGCCTTCTTCCCGTTCTTAGCGGCAGAAAGTTTCTTGAATTCCGCCTGAGCCTTGCGCATGTCGGCCATGAAGGTTTCGTTTGTATGGAGGCTCGGGTAGGCGCCCGAAACAAGCACCTTGGAGGCGTCTACGTCGCTTTGCCAGTGGAACCCGGCAATCACGCGGCTCTGTCCCCATTCGTATGCGTATTTCAACAAGGCATCCTGAGCGGACGGATTCACCTCTATCAGCAACAAAGCCATGGACCATGCACGGACGGTATGCCCCGACGGGTAAGAACCATTCGTTCTCAGGCGCTCTTCTTCGGCAGGGACAAGAGTCGGTTCGTTAAAGCGGTCGTAGGGGCGGCGCCTCATGTAATGCCTCTTGGGCAAGCTCCCCACCTGCTTAAGCGTCCGGATTCCTCGTTCGAGCAGGTTCATGATGGCAGGAGTCTTCTTTGCCGAAATTTCCATGCCGAAGGGTTCGCTGAACATCTTGGCCATGTCCTCGACCGTTTCTACCGCCTGGGCTACGGCCAGGGCCGCACGTGCGGAATCCTTGCGCATCGTCTTGCCCCAAATGTACTGCGACATATCGTACATGAACTGCGGCGACATGGTATCGGGGGGTGCCGGGTAGAAGTTGAGCGCATTCGGGAGCGCATCCGCTTTTACGTAAGGTTTTACGTCTGCAGCGAAACTGCAAAGCGATGCGCCACAAAAGGCGACAACGATAAAAGCTTTCTTGATAAGATTGGTCATGCGCTGAATATAAATAAAAAAGACTATCTTTTGCAATTGAATTGGAGATTACAAATGCACGTTCTTGAAAAAATCAGTGAATTTGTGGGCAAATGGATGGCGGTCGTGGTTTTGGCCATCGCGGCGCTCTCGCTGTTCGTCCCGAAATCGACCCTCTGGATTGAACTCAGTTGGGTGAATTACCTCTTGATGGTCGTGATGTTCGGCATGGGGCTCACGCTCAAGCTCAGCGACTTTGCTCTTGTATTTGCACGCCCTAAGGAAATCACCATCGGGTGCGCATCGCAGTTTATCGTGATGCCGGCACTCGCATTTTTGCTCTCCAAAATTTTCGGGCTCGATGCCGCACTGATGGCGGGCGTGGTTCTCGTGGGCACGTGCCCCGGTGGCACTTCCAGCAACGTCATCACCTACCTCTCGAAAGGCGACGTGGCGCTTTCCGTGGGCATGACGAGCGTAAACACGCTGCTCGCTCCCGTGCTGACTCCGGCGATTACTTATTTGCTCTTACGCACCACCGTGAACGTCGACGTGCTGGCGATGTTCCTTTCCATCGTGAAAGTCGTCATCGTGCCGATTGCACTCGGGTTTATCATCAACAAGTTCTTTGGCAAATGGACTGTCCGCGCCGTGAAGGTCTTGCCGCTCGTTTCCGTGATTGCGATTGCGATGATTGTGGCCGCAGTCGTCTCGCACAATGCCGCGAAGATTCTCTCCACGGGTGCCATCGTGTTCGCCGTCGTGATACTCCATAACCTGCTCGGCTACGGCTGCGGTTTTGGCCTCGGCAAGTTGCTGAAGTTCTCTACACCCAAGACAAAGGCACTCTCCATCGAAATCGGCATGCAGAATTCCGGACTTGCGACAAGCCTTGCGGCGACTGCGTTCTCGGGCCTCGCCATGGCGACCGTCCCCGGTGCCATATTCTCTGTATGGCACAACATTTCGGGTGCGATACTCGCGAACGTTTATCGCAGGTGGGAAAAGTAAGACATGAGCATCGAATACAAAGACACCCACGAATTTTCTGAACAAGATTTAAAAGACCTCTTCCTCTCCGTCGAATGGTCCTCGGGACATTTCCCCGACAAACTCGTCGTCGCGATGAAGAATTTCAAGACAGTCATCTCAGCTTGGGACGGTGACAAACTCGTAGGCATGATTTGCGCGATGGACGATGGCATCATGAACGCCTACGTGCATTACCTGCTCGTGCGCCCCGAATATCAGGGCAAAGGCATCGGAAAAGTCCTCGTCGACAAGGTACATGAAATATACAAGGATTACCTCCGCATCGTCGTGGTCGCCTACAACGAAGAACTCGCCTTCTATGAGCATTGCGGTTTCAAGAAAGCCGACGACGCAAGCCCTATGTTCATTACCAGCTTGTGGACGTAGGTTCCTTTTTCACCCAACGCCCATTTTTCGACGCCCCTTCCCAAGCGTAACCAAGTTTTTTGAGGTCTCGTCTAACAGTTATTCTAGCTGCATTCAGGCGTTCTGCGATTGCGTTTATACTAATACTTTCGTTTTCAACAATGAGACTCTCAATAGTTAAGGCTCGTTTTTGAGGCTCATTTTGGTGCTCATTTTGAGGTTCATTTGGGGTGACAATCCTACCGTTCAGTTTATTCATCGGGAACGTCACCACGGTATAGCCACCCTCTTCACTCCAAAAGGGTTGTGGAGAACCTTCAGCTTTGCAAGCATCCATTATGCGCTTTATTCCCGAGCCCCATTTTTCTAAGTATGTTATTTGATAGAGAACCGTCGCAACAATCTCGTTTCGTGGATACGACTTATGCGACCGCTTAATAGTTTTGGGAGTTAATTCGCGGGGTAACAAGCCCGGACTTTCAATTTCTATACGGTCGTCATATATGGCAATGCCGATAGAGCACTGGTAAATGTCATAATCCCTATGGCAAAGGGCGTTTATTAGAGCCTCACGCAATGCCGTTGCAGGAACATCAAGGTGTTCTTCCCTTTTAAACCCCTTGATTTCTCCGCTAAGAGAAAGATGCTTGAAAAAGAACGACATGCCCGCATCAAGCAGTTCAAAGAAATTGCCATGAGCCTGCTGGTTGTCGATAAAGTAATTTTTGTCCGTTCCTCTAAAACGAGCCATTCGAATTTCATAATCATACGAAAATCTCTTAGAAAAAAGAAACACAGCGGCGTTCCGCAAATTGTCGCCATCCAACAGGTTCCATTTTTTCAATATTACTTTAATTGACTCATTGAGTGACCCCACCGGAATTCGTTTTTCTTCGACTCCGAGACGGACTACGCCACGAATTGTGCTGACATCAAGGTCTTTTATAGAATACCCCTCAGCCACCCTCATTTCCCACGAATATTTGTGCGGCATGTTGATCCGAATTCTAGCATCAAACATATCCCTAGGCATTGCTTTAGTGACACTTTCCAGTCTATAGTATGGTCTTCCATGAAATGTGTACGGGTCATTCCCATAGACCCACGGATTGAACCTCAGTACGATTACTTGATGGTTGTCCTTGTCGGGAATGTCTACATATTCAATAACAGGGGTGACCGCAGGTTCTATTCCCGCTAACGCTTGCGCGATATCGCGACGGGTAGATTCAGAAACGATTTGCCCAACAATACTCAAGGAAGGCGTGACACCGAAAACGAGAACGCCGCCATCGGAATTCAGGAAGGCGCATGCCGTATGCATGCCTTCTCGAAGTTCGCCGGTAGATTTTTTCAGTTCAATATTCTTCGTTTCATCTTTAGAAATCAGTTTTTTGAGTTCTTCCAAAGTCATCGAATAGCCTCGCTATTAAAACCGTCACCATTGGGCGACAATTTGACTGGCCGTTGCGATTACGCCGAAAAACAGCGCGCAACATGCCCTTGCTTATTTGTTATGTATTGAGATTTTCCACGCCTTGCGCGGAATGGGATGATCTTGCGATTCTGTTGGCGGGGGCTTTCCCCGGCGTTACTTGGCACCCGCCTTAGCGAGCACACTCGAGTAGGTCGTGTTCCTACCAGCTATCCAACAGCATCAACAAGAAGGTTAATGCGCCCCGCCGCGAATGCACGTACGGACCCGAAGGTCTATGTCGACTGTCGCGAGGATTATCGAATATCAGCTACAATATATACAAATAGATTGTCAGTGTCAATAGAATTACTATTATATCTAAAAAATTAACCGGAGCGCTATCATGTCGGAAATGCTGAAAGAGTTTAAAAAAGATATTGAGGATGCCAAACGTTTAATGGCTCTAGCATCCGAATTAAATAAAAAAGATGCAAAAGAAGACAAACATAATTCTAATGCAATTTGTCGTTCCGCATACATATTAGCTTTTACTGCATGGGAAACGTTTATATACTCACGATTTAGAAAGCCTTGGAATGATTCTGATACTGGTAATTTTATACCTAGAGATTTTTATTCGCGAAAAATTGAAAATGCACTAGGTCAATACGCAACACCCAAAACAATTAGAATAAAAGAACTTTCAAAAGAATTTTTAGGTTTTGATTTAACCACAGAATGGAAAACAACTAATTACGATTCAAATGAATGCTGTAAAAAGCTAGATGATATTGCCGCTATCCGTGGAGAGTTGGCCCATAATTCAATTAGTGTTTTTAAACAAGGACAAAAAGCTCAACCTGTGGGTACAAAGAAACTTAAAACTTGTATTGACTTTTTGATAGAGCTTGCGGAATGCTCTGATAATTTAATTGAGCAAAAGAAATAGTCAAAAACTTTGCCAAAGAGCATTTCGGGGTCTTAGGGGGCGAGTCCCCTAGGCGAAGGGGTGATGGAAGACCGCGTAGCGGGCTGCAATCAGGGGGATTCTTCCCCCTTTGTATTATCAGGACTGGATTCTTCCGCCTTCGGCGTCAGAATGACACTTTTTGGACCCTATCGCTGCGCTCCAGGGTGACAATCGGGCATTTTTATTTGCCGAAATGCAAGCCAAATTCTACATTTGCGCGCACCGCCAGATGTCGTATTTCTGGGGAACCGGGCGAGAACCGCCCACAAAAAGGATTACTTATGTCTCAAATCGAACTCACCTTCCCCGATGGCTCCGTACGTTCCGTAGCATCGGGCACCACCGGCCTCGAAATTGCGAAGGGCATTTCCGAAGGTCTTGCACGCAAGGCGCTTGGCGTCAAACTCGGCGATAAGGTCCTCGACCTCACGCGCCCGCTCACCGAGAGCGGCACCATCAAGATCATCACGCCGAGCAATGACGACCCGGATGCACTGATGCTCCTGCGTCACAGCTGCAGCCACGTGCTTGCCGAAGCCATCTGCGACCTGTTCCCGGGCACCAAGCTCGCCTACGGTCCGGCTATCGAAAAGGGTTTCTACTACGATTTGATGACACCGACCCCGATCCAGCAGTCGGATTTCGAGCGCATCGAAAAGCGCATGAAGGAAATCATCAAGGAAGACCGTCCGTTTACCCGTTGCGAAGTCAGTGCCGCCGATGGCCTGAAGCGCACCGAAGGCGACAAGTACAAGACGGACAACGCTGAACGCGCTCTCGCCCGCGAAGGTAGCGACGGTACTCTCAGCTTCTACGTGACTGGCGAACCGGGCAAGAACTTTGAAGACCTCTGCGCCGGCCCCCACGTGCCTTCTACAGGCAAGCTCAAGAATTTCAAGGTGCTCTCGATGTCGGGTGCTTACTGGCACGGCGACCAGAACAGCGACCAGCTGACCCGCGTGTACGGCACCTGCTTTGCCGACAAGGAAGGTCTCGAAACTTACCTGAAGTTCCTCGAAGAAGCCGAAAAGCGCGACCACCGCAAGATCGGTAAGGAAATGGACCTCTACCACATCGAAGACCATTCTCCGGGCATGGTGTTCTGGCATCCGAAGGGCACCAAGATGGTGAACGCCCTGAAGGACTACATCCGCGGAAAGATTGACCGTCGCGGCTACCTCGAAGTGATCACGCCGGAAATTGTGAACAAGACTTTGTGGATCAAGTCCGGTCACGCCGACAAGTACAACGAGAACATGTTCAAGACGCTGGCTGGCGACGTGGAAATGGCTGTGAAGCCGATGAACTGCCCCTGCCACATTCAGATTTTCAACACCGGGCTGCGCAGCTGGCGTGACCTTCCGATGCGCCTTGCCGAATTCGGTAAGTGCCACCGTTACGAACCTGCCGGCACCATGCACGGCCTGATGCGCGTGCGCGGCTTTGTGCAGGATGACGCCCACATCTTCTGTACCGAAGACCAGATTGCAAGCGAAGTGGCCGATTTCTGCGCCCTCGTCAAGGAAATCTACCACGACTTCGGTTTCGACGATATCGTGGTGAAGTTCTCCACCCGCCCCGAAAAGCGCGTGGGTTCCGACGAAATTTGGGACAAGGCTGAAGCCGCCCTCGCCGAAGCTACCAAGCTCGCCGGCCTCGACTACATTTTGAACCCGGGTGAAGGAGCCTTCTACGGCCCGAAGCTGGAATTCACGCTGAAGGACAGCCTCGGTCGTGACTGGCAGTGCGGTACGATCCAGGTCGACTTCAACCTCCCGCAGCGCCTTGGTGCCGAGTATGTCGGCAAGGACAACCAGAAGCACATTCCGGTGATGCTTCACCGTGCGGCCGTCGGTTCCATCGAACGCTTCCTCGGTATTCTTATCGAAGAATTCATGGGCGATTTCCCGCTGTGGCTCGCTCCGGTTCAGGCCCGCGTGCTCCCGATTTCCGAGAAGTTCGTTGACTACGCCAAGTCCGTGGAACGCGAACTCGTGAACGCCGGCGTCCGCGTGGAAGTGGATGAGTCGAATGAGAAACTCGGCTACAAGATCCGCCAGTGCGAACTCCAGAAGGTGCCGTACCTCCTCATCGTCGGCGAGAAGGAAGTTGCCGATGGTGTTGTCTCTGTGCGTAAGCGCAAGGACGGCGATAAGGGTTCCATGACTGTCCAGGCCTTCCTCGACATGACTGCTGACGACCGCAAGGTTGTTCGCTAGTCGCCCAATATGTCATGCCGGACACCGTTCCGGCATCGCCTTTTAAATTTGAAACGCAGGCTCGATTGAGTCTGCGTTTTTCGTTGTTTAAATTGATAGAGATTAGTTAATCGTTAATCATTCTTTCGTAGAACTTGCGGTACTTGTCCTTGTCTTCCGTCTTGCGGACAGCGATGGCGTCTTGCGGGTGACGGTTGAGCATGCCCGTGATCATCTGCGGGATGATGTAGCCCCATTCGTACTTTTCCTTGAGCGGGAGGAAGAGTTCCTGGATGGCGTCGAGAACCGGGCGCAGGTCGTATTTCGGGTTCTTGAGGAAGCTGAGCAATAGTTCGGTGGTGCAGTTGCCGGCGCCGCGGCCCATGCCGGACACGGAACCGTCGAGGTAGTCGACATGGTCGATGATGGCCTGGATCGTGTTGCTGAAGGCGAGCTGCTGGTTGTTGTGTCCATGGAAGCCGAACTGCTTGTTCTTCACGATGCTCCTGTAGCGCGTGATTTCCTTGTCGATGTCTTCCTGGTAGAAGGCGCCGAAGCTGTCGACGAGGTACAGGATGTCTGCCTTGCATTCTTCGTTCACCTGGTGGAGCGCTTCGTCAAGTTCCGGACCGCGGTCGCGGCTCACGGCCATGATGTTGAGCGTAGTTTCGTAGCCCATGTCATGGAATGCGTTCACCATGCTGATGCCCTTGTCGATGTTCTTCACGTAGCTTGCCACGCGGAACATCTGGTAGGGGCTCTCGCTTGCCGGCTTCACGGCGTCCATGTTCACACGGCCCACGTCGGCCATCACGGCCATCTTCATCTTGGATTCGATGCCGTCTTTTACCTTCCAGAGCAGGTCGTCTTCGCAGAATTTCCACGGGCCGTATTCCTTGGGGTCAAAGAGTTCGGGGGAGTTCTTGTAGCCCATTTCCATGTAGTCGATGCCGGCTGCGGAAAGGAGGGTATAGAGGCGGCGGACGAATTCCAGGGAGAAGTCGTGCTTGTTGACGAGGCCGCCGTCGCGGATGGTGCAGTCGAGGACTTTGATGCTTTCGTAGTACATGGTTGATTCCTTTGTTGTGCAGCCAAATGTAGGTTCTTTGCCCGGCATAAACAATAGTGCGTGATAAAATAGTCCAAAAATTCGCATAAATAACGCAAAACGTGCGTTAAAAATAGTGAAAATGGCTTAAATTGGGCCGTTGTGGCTCTTTAAGTTTGCCGATGTTTCTCTTTTTATAGTATCATGATGTGCTCTAAAGCCGAGTGTCCTGGTTGCCTATAAACGCGGATTCTGTTATTTAACGCACAAATTGCGTTAATAAATTTTTGTGGTTGGAGTTCCCGTTTTGGCCTCCTTTTAACATTTTGACAACGAAACTTTACTCCGCAGGGGAAAATTTATGAGCGGAACGGGTGGAAATAGCTTATTTTAAAAATGAGGTAGTGTATGAGTTTTCTAAAGGTTTCGGCTCCTTTGCTGGTCCTCGTGATGTCTCTTGTGGGTGAATGTCTTGCGGTTCCTGCGTATCCGCATCCGATGGCGGTGAAGAATCCCGATGGTTCCGAAGTGGTTGTCCGCAAGGTCGGTAACGAAAAACTCCATTACACGGTTTCGGAAGAGGGGAATCTTGTCGTGCGCGACAGTCTCGGTTTCTGGAACTATGCCGACGAATCGGGGGTGTCGACGGGCGTGCGGCTGCACAAGCGGGGTGACCGCAGCGATGTCGAGAAGAAGTTCCTGGAAAAGCGCAACCCGAAGGATATTCTCAGAAAGTTCGTGAAGGCGAAAAGGGATAATCTGAAAAAGGCGGATTCCCTATCGAACGTGTTGCCGCTCCGCAGGTCGGCCCGTTCTTTTGCCCGCACTTCCACGGCGCTTGATTCCGTGCTCTCCGTGGCTACGCGGCCACCGTTCGATAGTGTCGTCACGATGGGCGAGGGTAACGTGCTGGTGGTCCTTGTGGAATTTTCGGATGTCAAGTTCGCGTCGCAAAACCCGCAGCAGGTCTTCCAGCGCTTCCTAAACGAGGAAGGGTATTCCGAAAACGGAATGCGCTGGAGCGTGCGTGATTACTTTGTGGAGAATTCGATGGGGAAACTCAAGCCGATCTTCGATGTGGCGGCTCCGGTAACGCTTTCTAAATCGCAGTCCTACTACGGTTTGTCCGAGATTCCGGACGAGGCCCTCAAGGAGGCGATTAATGCCATTAAGAGTCGGGGCGATGTCACGTTTAGCAAGTACGACCGCGACGGAGACCGGTACGTAGACTATGTGTACATGATCTATGCCGGCGTGGGCGAGGCGGATTCCGATATAGAAGAGGCCATCTGGCCGCAGGCGGGGTACACGTGGCCCATAAATGTCGGTGGAGGCTACTACGTGGAAAAGTTCGCCTGCTCTAGCGAACTGAACGGCGTGCTCTACGTGAATAACCCGAGGTCGACTGCCCTTGCGGGGATGGGTGTGCTGGTTCACGAATACAGCCATGTGCTCGGGCTTCCGGACTTCTACGACACGAAGGATACAACTGGCGATAACTATTCGACCCCGTATATCTGGAGCCTGATGGATATGGGCGAGTACAATACCTATTCGGATGCGTTGGAATTGAGCGGAAGTGCGCCCCCGCGCCTGACCGGTTTTGAGAGGTTCTCCCTGGGTTGGCTGACTCCGCGCATCTTGCGCAAGGTGAATGGCGAGGTGACTCTGCGCGGTATCGATATGAACGATGCCATTATCATCCCCTCGTCCAGGAAGAACGAGTACTTTGTGCTGGACTACCGTGCAAAATACGATGAGATTGCTCCGCTGCCGAATAGCGGGCTGCTTGTCTGGCGAATTGCCTACGACAAGAACGCCTGGGTCAACACCAACATTGTCAATACGGGCGACGATCATCGCATGAACTTTATACGCGCCGACAAGGATAGCGGATTGAAATTGAGTTGGTTCTCCTATTCTCCC
The sequence above is drawn from the Fibrobacter sp. UWR2 genome and encodes:
- the thrS gene encoding threonine--tRNA ligase; this encodes MSQIELTFPDGSVRSVASGTTGLEIAKGISEGLARKALGVKLGDKVLDLTRPLTESGTIKIITPSNDDPDALMLLRHSCSHVLAEAICDLFPGTKLAYGPAIEKGFYYDLMTPTPIQQSDFERIEKRMKEIIKEDRPFTRCEVSAADGLKRTEGDKYKTDNAERALAREGSDGTLSFYVTGEPGKNFEDLCAGPHVPSTGKLKNFKVLSMSGAYWHGDQNSDQLTRVYGTCFADKEGLETYLKFLEEAEKRDHRKIGKEMDLYHIEDHSPGMVFWHPKGTKMVNALKDYIRGKIDRRGYLEVITPEIVNKTLWIKSGHADKYNENMFKTLAGDVEMAVKPMNCPCHIQIFNTGLRSWRDLPMRLAEFGKCHRYEPAGTMHGLMRVRGFVQDDAHIFCTEDQIASEVADFCALVKEIYHDFGFDDIVVKFSTRPEKRVGSDEIWDKAEAALAEATKLAGLDYILNPGEGAFYGPKLEFTLKDSLGRDWQCGTIQVDFNLPQRLGAEYVGKDNQKHIPVMLHRAAVGSIERFLGILIEEFMGDFPLWLAPVQARVLPISEKFVDYAKSVERELVNAGVRVEVDESNEKLGYKIRQCELQKVPYLLIVGEKEVADGVVSVRKRKDGDKGSMTVQAFLDMTADDRKVVR
- a CDS encoding aldolase catalytic domain-containing protein produces the protein MYYESIKVLDCTIRDGGLVNKHDFSLEFVRRLYTLLSAAGIDYMEMGYKNSPELFDPKEYGPWKFCEDDLLWKVKDGIESKMKMAVMADVGRVNMDAVKPASESPYQMFRVASYVKNIDKGISMVNAFHDMGYETTLNIMAVSRDRGPELDEALHQVNEECKADILYLVDSFGAFYQEDIDKEITRYRSIVKNKQFGFHGHNNQQLAFSNTIQAIIDHVDYLDGSVSGMGRGAGNCTTELLLSFLKNPKYDLRPVLDAIQELFLPLKEKYEWGYIIPQMITGMLNRHPQDAIAVRKTEDKDKYRKFYERMIND
- a CDS encoding M6 family metalloprotease domain-containing protein, which produces MSFLKVSAPLLVLVMSLVGECLAVPAYPHPMAVKNPDGSEVVVRKVGNEKLHYTVSEEGNLVVRDSLGFWNYADESGVSTGVRLHKRGDRSDVEKKFLEKRNPKDILRKFVKAKRDNLKKADSLSNVLPLRRSARSFARTSTALDSVLSVATRPPFDSVVTMGEGNVLVVLVEFSDVKFASQNPQQVFQRFLNEEGYSENGMRWSVRDYFVENSMGKLKPIFDVAAPVTLSKSQSYYGLSEIPDEALKEAINAIKSRGDVTFSKYDRDGDRYVDYVYMIYAGVGEADSDIEEAIWPQAGYTWPINVGGGYYVEKFACSSELNGVLYVNNPRSTALAGMGVLVHEYSHVLGLPDFYDTKDTTGDNYSTPYIWSLMDMGEYNTYSDALELSGSAPPRLTGFERFSLGWLTPRILRKVNGEVTLRGIDMNDAIIIPSSRKNEYFVLDYRAKYDEIAPLPNSGLLVWRIAYDKNAWVNTNIVNTGDDHRMNFIRADKDSGLKLSWFSYSPFTDTNLMGDPFPGYKKVVEFDQFVTYSGENLGLRIYDIVETDSAVTFKVEWENPDPISSSSEEVSSSSALPPSSSYVLPPSSSSAVQSSSSTTALPEIASAAASLRVEAGVLYVDVGAPGQKTVRIFDMQGRMVQSSVFTGNATSIGLGGLPHGSFFVRVDTGARTLKKGVFGIK